One stretch of Arachis hypogaea cultivar Tifrunner chromosome 20, arahy.Tifrunner.gnm2.J5K5, whole genome shotgun sequence DNA includes these proteins:
- the LOC112786056 gene encoding uncharacterized protein: protein MTFASWNVRGLAGTEKLSMVKNFRKKFNVHVLGLIETKKEVMTKFEVVQLWGNDGVGWEFVEAEGASGGLLLMWDSTVFNLSSCYKGARWLCVDGVLLKNNFRCAFCLVYGEHDREEKLVVWEELSFLSGLCQVLFCFMGDFNEIVQVEERLGATSLPWSVAEFKSWVHDMELMDLVLSDRRFTWFRGQSCSRIDRVLVSLEWLEEFPKTRLQGSPRGLSDHCPMIMNVTRLGGEPRPFRSLDSWFTHDGFLRMVKEEWRSLREIQFMDKLKAMTAPLGRWHREQFGDLDIRINKFEEEIRKVDDMVSHGVYDGTMEARRKALVSSCKKWYIRKEIHWKQMSRSRNAKEMDKNTRYFHNLASARRRTIELKPYGSMGE from the coding sequence ATGACTTTTGCATCCTGGAATGTTCGGGGGTTGGCGGGGACTGAAAAATTGAGTATGgtcaaaaattttagaaagaagTTCAATGTGCATGTGCTAGGCTTAATAGAGACAAAGAAAGAGGTGATGACTAAATTTGAGGTTGTGCAGTTGTGGGGTAATGATGGAGTGGGTTGGGAGTTTGTGGAGGCAGAAGGTGCTTCTGGCGGCCTGTTATTGATGTGGGATAGCACGGTTTTTAACTTAAGTAGTTGCTATAAAGGAGCTAGGTGGCTATGTGTGGATGGAGTGTTGTTAAAGAATAATTTTCGGTGTGCGTTCTGTTTGGTGTATGGTGAACATGATAGGGAGGAAAAGCTTGTAGTGTGGGAAGAGCTAAGCTTCTTGTCCGGCTTATGCCAGGTACTGTTCTGTTTTATGGGGGATTTTAACGAGATTGTCCAAGTGGAAGAACGACTGGGGGCCACGTCTCTGCCATGGTCTGTAGCAGAGTTTAAATCTTGGGTTCATGATATGGAGCTGATGGATCTAGTTTTATCTGATAGGCGGTTCACATGGTTCCGGGGCCAATCATGTAGTCGTATTGACAGGGTCTTGGTTAGTTTGGAATGGTTGGAAGAATTTCCTAAAACAAGGTTACAAGGAAGTCCAAGAGGGCTGTCAGACCATTGTCCAATGATTATGAACGTAACTAGGTTGGGAGGGGAGCCGAGACCGTTTCGGAGCCTGGATTCATGGTTTACTCACGATGGGTTTTTGAGGATGGTAAAGGAGGAATGGAGGAGTCTCAGGGAGATTCAGTTCATGGATAAATTGAAGGCTATGACGGCCCCACTGGGGAGATGGCATAGAGAGCAGTTTGGTGATCTGGACATAAGGATTAACAAGTTTGAGGAGGAGATCAGGAAGGTAGATGATATGGTGAGTCATGGAGTATATGATGGAACAATGGAGGCGAGAAGGAAGGCGCTTGTGAGCTCTTGTAAGAAATGGTATATCAGAAAGGAAATCCACTGGAAGCAGATGTCACGGTCTAGGAATGCTAAGGAGATGGATAAAAACACTAGATACTTTCATAATCTCGCATCGGCTCGTAGGAGAACAATCGAATTGAAGCCTTACGGATCCATGGGAGAGTAG